One genomic window of Gammaproteobacteria bacterium includes the following:
- the glcF gene encoding glycolate oxidase subunit GlcF: MQTRLVEKFKVTPEGQEAEQILRSCVHCGFCTATCPTYQLLGDELDGPRGRIYLIKQVLEGQQVTRKTQVHLDRCLTCRACETTCPSGVRYGRLVDIGRHVVEAQVGRGVAEKVIRKLLRMVIPNTAVFASLLNLGRMVRPVLPPALKAKIPVRQAAGAWPQNSHARKMLVLDGCVQPVTAPNTNAAAARVLDRLCIELIRAPKAGCCGAVSAHLSAHEEALVAIRRNIDAWWSYIEQGAEAIVMTASGCGVMVKDYATLLAHDAAYAQKAARVSALTRDLGEVLGAEDLGGFAARGQGRKIAFHAPCTLQHGQQLAGTVEQILTTAGYQLTQIEDAHLCCGSAGTYSILQPQLSKQLLANKLQSLQAEQPELIATANIGCQMHMATRAQVPVRHWIELLDPHSPE, translated from the coding sequence GCGACCTGCCCCACGTATCAACTGCTGGGCGATGAACTGGATGGACCGCGCGGGCGCATCTATCTGATCAAGCAGGTGCTCGAGGGCCAGCAGGTTACGCGCAAGACCCAGGTACATCTGGACCGCTGCCTGACCTGTCGCGCCTGCGAAACGACCTGTCCTTCCGGGGTGCGTTATGGTCGGTTGGTCGACATCGGCCGGCATGTCGTTGAGGCGCAGGTCGGGCGTGGCGTGGCGGAAAAGGTCATACGCAAACTGCTGCGCATGGTGATCCCCAATACGGCCGTGTTCGCTAGCTTGCTGAATCTCGGGCGCATGGTCCGGCCCGTTTTGCCGCCCGCGCTCAAGGCCAAGATTCCCGTCAGACAGGCCGCCGGCGCATGGCCGCAAAATTCCCATGCGCGCAAGATGCTGGTGCTCGATGGTTGTGTACAGCCGGTCACCGCACCCAATACCAATGCCGCCGCTGCCCGCGTGCTGGATCGTCTGTGTATTGAACTGATTCGGGCCCCGAAGGCGGGCTGTTGTGGCGCGGTGAGTGCGCATTTATCGGCGCACGAAGAGGCACTGGTCGCCATCCGGCGCAACATTGATGCCTGGTGGAGCTATATCGAACAGGGTGCGGAAGCCATTGTGATGACGGCCAGCGGCTGTGGCGTGATGGTAAAAGACTATGCGACCTTGCTGGCGCACGATGCCGCCTACGCGCAAAAGGCGGCACGCGTCTCCGCGCTGACCCGTGACCTGGGCGAGGTGCTCGGCGCCGAAGATCTTGGCGGGTTCGCCGCGCGCGGCCAGGGCCGAAAAATCGCCTTTCATGCCCCCTGTACCCTGCAACATGGTCAACAGCTCGCCGGCACGGTCGAGCAGATACTCACCACCGCCGGTTATCAATTGACCCAGATCGAGGATGCCCATTTATGCTGCGGCTCGGCAGGCACCTATTCGATTTTACAGCCGCAATTATCCAAGCAGCTTTTGGCCAACAAGTTACAGTCCCTGCAGGCCGAACAACCTGAGCTTATCGCCACCGCGAATATCGGTTGCCAGATGCACATGGCGACCAGGGCGCAGGTGCCGGTCAGGCACTGGATTGAATTGCTGGATCCGCACAGCCCCGAATAG